One genomic region from Balneola sp. encodes:
- a CDS encoding toxin-antitoxin system HicB family antitoxin: MSTLSVRLPESLHKKIKELAKKEGVSMNQFITLAVSEKMSALLTIDYLKERAEKGSKQGFENIMNQVPDVEPEEYDKL; this comes from the coding sequence ATGAGTACATTAAGCGTTCGATTACCCGAATCACTACATAAAAAAATAAAAGAACTGGCTAAAAAAGAAGGTGTTTCTATGAATCAGTTCATCACATTGGCGGTATCCGAAAAAATGTCGGCATTATTGACCATAGATTATCTTAAAGAACGAGCAGAAAAGGGAAGCAAGCAGGGGTTTGAAAATATAATGAATCAAGTACCTGATGTGGAACCTGAAGAATATGACAAACTATAA
- a CDS encoding putative toxin-antitoxin system toxin component, PIN family — MSIHQIVLDTNIIYSALRSRRGASYRLLSLLDSSKFEINLSVPLVIEYEDVLLRKLDTLNFSESQIGQFLDYLCLVGNWHEVYFLWRPILKDPEDDMILELAVRANCNYIVTYNKADFQGIDKFNIELVTAKEFLQIIQELP, encoded by the coding sequence ATGTCAATTCATCAAATTGTATTAGACACAAACATCATCTATTCAGCACTTCGGTCAAGGCGAGGGGCTTCATATAGATTGCTTTCTTTGTTGGATTCTTCCAAATTTGAAATCAATTTGTCGGTTCCACTCGTTATTGAGTATGAAGATGTATTACTTAGAAAGCTTGATACACTCAACTTTAGTGAGTCTCAGATCGGCCAATTCTTAGATTACTTGTGTCTGGTTGGAAACTGGCATGAAGTCTATTTTTTATGGCGTCCAATTTTGAAGGATCCTGAAGATGACATGATCCTGGAATTAGCGGTTAGAGCTAATTGCAATTACATTGTAACGTACAACAAAGCTGATTTTCAAGGCATTGATAAATTTAATATTGAGTTGGTGACAGCAAAAGAATTTCTCCAAATCATACAGGAGTTACCATGA